CTGTAATAGAGTAAGCTGCAGCAGCAAGGCGCATCATGACAACATCTTCACCCATACTCAAGCCAGCGTATACAGTACCGTCTAAATCAGCGCCGCCAATGAATCTGACTAATTTGGATTTAACCTGGTCGTCTCCGTCAGCGGGATACGCAGTGCTTTTATACACCTGAATTTTTATGTGGACAGGTACAACTACAGCCCGACTAAATTTAATCGGCTGAAGGTTTCCGCTCAGGTCTTTAACTTGCATGGATATGTCACCGTAAGACTCGATGCCCGCAGCTCCCACAGATAAAATTGCGTTGGCAATGTCGGTGTCTGATCCACCAAGAGCATACACCTGATATGATTTTGCAGGGCGACCAGCAGCATCAGGAGTGATTTTATTGTTTATAATCACCGCCGCCGCACGTACCCCAGTTACCCGCAGCACCGCCCCCCGTATAGCATCGCCTGTCGCTGATCCGCCGCCAGCTACCGACAGACTGAACTTATCACGGAACTCCGGGTCAGTCTCCTTATCACGTCCGCCAAGAATAGCAGCGGGATTGTTTACTGCTGTCACTTCCGGTACCGGGTTAACAATGATCGTTACTGTACCCTCTGGCGTATTGCCAGACAAACCCGCCTCCATCGCCTCCACGGGAACCGTCATACTACCGGAGGCTGGGAAAGTGGCATCAGATGTGGTTTCATACTGCACATCTGTATCTGTTGACACTAAAAAACCCGCCGACACTGTGTAACCGGGGGTGCCTGTAAGGGTTACGTTGCCAGTTGCATATTGCGAAAGAGCACGTGACACACCGACATGAGGACCGAGACGGTCTAAACTGCTTCCCTCTGCGGTGTTTACGTA
This window of the Paenibacillus polymyxa genome carries:
- a CDS encoding baseplate J/gp47 family protein, whose protein sequence is MLDEKGFKRKRFDDLIDEMEDKAKEVYGDKINTSALSPLGIILRIFAWFLATVWGLAEKVYYSAYVNTAEGSSLDRLGPHVGVSRALSQYATGNVTLTGTPGYTVSAGFLVSTDTDVQYETTSDATFPASGSMTVPVEAMEAGLSGNTPEGTVTIIVNPVPEVTAVNNPAAILGGRDKETDPEFRDKFSLSVAGGGSATGDAIRGAVLRVTGVRAAAVIINNKITPDAAGRPAKSYQVYALGGSDTDIANAILSVGAAGIESYGDISMQVKDLSGNLQPIKFSRAVVVPVHIKIQVYKSTAYPADGDDQVKSKLVRFIGGADLDGTVYAGLSMGEDVVMMRLAAAAYSITGVEDVVIELSTNGTSYGPHNLVVDVQQVAQTSASWIEVIHHDFSG